One window of Suricata suricatta isolate VVHF042 chromosome 6, meerkat_22Aug2017_6uvM2_HiC, whole genome shotgun sequence genomic DNA carries:
- the LOC115294086 gene encoding olfactory receptor 2T33-like: MVKINTTTDFILLGLFNHTRPHLFLFIVVLTIAVTSLNGNALMLLLILLDRRFHTPMYFLLSQLSLMDMMLVSTIVPKMAADYLTGKRSISPAGCGLQIFVSLTLGGGESFLLAAMSYDRYVAVCHPLRYPVLMSWRLCLRMTAGSWFLGAADGLMQAAATLSFPFCDAHEVDHFFCEAPILVRLACADTSVFENVMYICCVLMLLVPFSLILTSYGLILAAVLQMRSTEARKKAFSTCSSHLSVVGLFYGAAIFIYMRPKSYRTANQDKVVSAFYTVFTPVLNPLIYSLRNSEVKGALKKWLRKYASIKS; the protein is encoded by the coding sequence ATGGTGAAGATAAACACAACTACAGATTTCATTCTCCTCGGACTCTTTAATCACACAAGGCCCCACCTTTTCCTCTTCATTGTGGTGCTGACCATAGCCGTTACTTCTCTGAATGGCAATGCCCTTATGCTTCTCCTGATTCTCCTGGACCGCCGGttccacacacccatgtacttccTACTGAGCCAACTCTCCCTCATGGACATGATGCTGGTCTCCACCATTGTGCCCAAGATGGCTGCTGACTACTTGACTGGAAAGAGGTCCATCTCCCCTGCTGGCTGTGGGCTGCAGATTTTTGTCTCACTCACACTAGGTGGTGGAGAAAGTTTCCTCTTGGCAGCCATGTCCTATGACCGGTACGTGGCTGTTTGCCACCCACTGCGATACCCCGTCCTCATGAGCTGGCGGTTATGTCTGAGAATGACTGCGGGGTCTTGGTTCCTGGGGGCAGCTGATGGGCTCATGCAGGCTGCCGCTACCCTGAGTTTTCCATTTTGTGATGCACATGAGGTCGATCATTTCTTCTGTGAGGCCCCCATATTGGTGCGTTTGGCATGTGCTGACACATCGGTCTTTGAAAATGTGATGTACATATGCTGTGTGTTAATGCTCCTGGTCCCTTTTTCCCTTATCCTAACTTCCTATGGTCTCATCCTCGCCGCAGTTCTCCAGATGCGCTCTACAGAAGCCCGCAAAAAGGCTTTTTCTACCTGCTCCTCACATCTCTCTGTGGTGGGTCTCTTTTACGGTGCTGCTATTTTCATCTATATGCGACCCAAATCCTATAGGACAGCCAACCAGGATAAGGTTGTGTCAGCCTTTTATACTGTCTTCACCCCTGTGCTGAATCCCCTCATCTACAGTCTGAGGAACAGTGAAGTCAAGGGAGCCTTGAAAAAGTGGTTGAGGAAATATGCAAGTATAAAATCCTAG
- the LOC115294639 gene encoding LOW QUALITY PROTEIN: olfactory receptor 2M3-like (The sequence of the model RefSeq protein was modified relative to this genomic sequence to represent the inferred CDS: inserted 1 base in 1 codon): MAWDNQTFNTDFILLGIFNHSPTHIFLFSLVLGIFTVAFMANTAMVLLIYLDTQLHTPMYFLLSQLSLMDLMLICTTVPKMAFNCLSGSKSITVAGRATQIFFYTTLLGCECFLLALMAYDRYIAICHPLRYPHLMSGKMXGLMAVSSWVLGSTESIIDVVATFSFSYCGSQEIAHFSDFPTLLMISRNDTSTFEEVLFYCCIIMIVFPVSFIIASYACVMLAVIRMGSGEGRRKAFATCSSHLMVVGMYYGAALFIYMWPTSCHSPTQDKMVSVFYTILTPMLNPLIYSLRNKEVARAFMKVLGKGKSEE, from the exons ATGGCATGGGACAATCAGACTTTTAACACCGATTTCATCCTTCTGGGAATCTTCAATCACAGCCCGACccatattttcctcttctctttggtCTTAGGCATCTTCACAGTGGCGTTCATGGCAAACACTGCCATGGTTCTCCTCATCTACCTCGACACCCAgctccacacacccatgtacttccTCCTCAGCCAACTGTCCCTTATGGACCTCATGCTCATCTGCACCACTGTCCCCAAGATGGCTTTCAACTGCCTGTCTGGCAGCAAGTCCATTACTGTGGCAGGGCGTGCCACACAAATTTTCTTCTATACAACACTACTTGGCTGTGAATGTTTCCTGTTGGCACTCATGGCTTATGACCGTTATATTGCTATTTGCCACCCTCTGAGATATCCTCACCTTATGAGCGGGAAAA GTGGACTTATGGCCGTGTCTTCCTGGGTACTGGGTTCTACGGAAAGCATCATTGATGTTGTagctacattttctttctcctattgTGGGTCTCAGGAAATAGCCCACTTCTCTGATTTTCCTACCCTGCTAATGATCTCACGCAATGACACTTCAACATTTGAAGAAGTTCTTTTCTACTGCTGCATAATAATGATTGTTTTCCCTGTATCATTCATCATTGCTTCCTATGCTTGTGTTATGCTGGCTGTCATTCGCATGGGTTCTGGAGAGGGTCGGCGAAAAGCTTTTGCCACCTGTTCCTCTCACCTCATGGTGGTGGGAATGTACTATGGAGCAGCGTTGTTCATATACATGTGGCCCACTTCATGTCATTCTCCCACCCAGGATAAAATGGTCTCTGTTTTCTACACCATCCTTACACCCATGCTAAATCCCCTCATCTACAGCCTCCGCAACAAGGAAGTGGCCAGAGCATTCATGAAGGTGTTGGGGAAGGGCAAGTCTGAAGAGTAA